One Thioclava sp. ES.031 genomic window, CGCTGCGCTCGTGCAGTGTGCGGCCCGCGAGCTCCTCGGCTTCCAGCTCGTCCATCCGCAGCACGTCCGCAGGTTGCGCCTTGCGTTCCATCAGCTGGTGCAGCGCCCCGCCGGACGTGTCGAGAAAAAGCCGCGCCTTGGTCCGCGCCATCTTCGTCGCCAGACGCGCGGGGAAATCTTCGGGCACGCCGGGAGGTTGCGAGCCCGACAGAACCACGATCCCATCTTCGGGCGCTGCCCGCGCGATCCGGCTGAGCGCCTTCGCGACATCACGCGCGCCCCAGTCCGGCCCCGGCATCACGAAGCGATATTGCGCGCCCGTGCTCTGGTCGGTGGCGGTCAGGCTCATCCGCGTCTCGCCCGGCGCGGGGAAGGGGAAGACGGCGATCCCGGCCTCGGCCAAAAGCCGCATCACCCGGTCGCCGGTGGTCCCGCCAAGGGCCACGAAAGCCGTGGAGTTGCCCCCCAGAGCGGCGATCGCGCGGCTGACATTCAACCCGCCGCCGCCCGGATCCGTGAGCGGCCGCGTGCAGCGCAGCTTGCGCTCGGGGGCGACCTCGGGGGTCTCGATCGACAGATCGACCGTCGGGTTGAGCGTGATCGTGAGGATCGAGGTCATCGCGTCTCCTTTTGGCCCAGAGCCCGACTTTGCGGCGCGGAGCTCGCGCCTGTCAACGCAGTGTTAAGGGATGGTGCGCTATGACCTCACCCGTGCTGTTTCAAAGGAGTGTGAGGATGGTCCCGGGTGCCGATGATCCGCGATGGAAGCGGGTTTTGACGAGTCAGAGCGATTTGAGTGCAGCGTCGCTGGCGACGAAGATTTTGATTGCGCGCCTGCGTCGCGAGGTGGCCGCGCGCCCGGCCTCGCTTGGCGAGAAGATCGCGGAGCTGCGTGAGTTCGTGACGAAAAATGCTTTTGCCGCCGGCGATGTCGCGGCGTTCTAGGCTTGAGAGGGGATCCGGGATGAAAAATGAGATGTTGAGCGTGGCCGAGGCCGCCGCGCGGATCGAGGCGGGTGACGTCATGGTCGTGGCGGGGGACGAGGCGCTTCTGGCGCAGCTCCCGAGCGGCAAATGGATCGGCGGCACCACCGTTTATTTCGTCACCGAAGAGGGCGGGGCGGTCGTGCGCGACAAGCTGTTCTGCACCCGGTTCGAGCGGGCGACGGGCGCGGTGCCGCGATGGATCGACGTGGGCGATCTGCCGAAGATTTCCGAAGGCTACGCCGAGAATGGCTTCACCATGATCATGATCCCCGCCTTCTCGGTGGCGCATTCCGACTTCGCGGTGGAGGGGCAGGGCTATCCCGGTCTCTTCGATCAGCCGCTGGCGGGCTGGATCACCGGCGTGCATCTCGACGAGCTGGGCAAACGCGCGCCGAAGGTGTTCGACGGCGCGACGGGCGTGTCGCATGACGAAGGGGCGGTGCTGCTGCATGTCGCGCTGCCCGATGGCGTCGCGGCCGATCTCGACATCCTCAATATCTTCGCCCAAGGCGAGGCTGAGGCGTTGACCTTCACCTTCCCGAAGGCAGGGTTCGAAGCCGAGACGGTGATGGTCGAGGGGCAAGAGGTCAATCTCGCTCGCTACATCGCCGAGCATGAGCTCGACACGCGCCTGCCGCTGGTCGCAAATTACGCAGGCACGCTCGTCAACGTCTCGATCCAGGAGGTCGATGCCGAGGCCGGCAAGGTGAAATTCTACGCCCCCGTTGTCGAAGGGGTCGAATACCGTCTGGCGCAGGCGCTGGGCTCCTACGCGCAGGCCTTCGCTGAAGGCGCGGGGGGCAAAGGCGCCAACGAATATTCGTGCAACTGTATCCTGAACTATCTCTATGGCGAGCTGGAAGGACAGCGGACCGGCGGCTTCACCGGCCCCGTCACGTTCGGCGAGATCGCCTATATCCTGCTCAACCAGACCCTCGTGCGCATGGAGCTTCATGAGGGCGATGCCGCCGCCTGACGGGTGGGGCGCAGCCAGTCGTGGCCCTTAGAGTCGTGCCCTCTCTGAGCGGGATGACATAGCAAAAGCGCGCGCCGGTTGGGCGCGCGCCTGAAACTCTCCGCGCGAGTTAGACCCGCACGCATCACGGATCAGACGTTGAGCTGATAGGTGATCGGATGGAAGTGGAAGCCGGTGTCCAGCGCCTCGAGATGGCCGACGCCGGGGAAGGGCATGTGATAGCCGATGAAGGCCAGCTTGTCGGCGGCGACACGGCCCAGAAGCTCTTTGCG contains:
- a CDS encoding 1-phosphofructokinase family hexose kinase; translated protein: MTSILTITLNPTVDLSIETPEVAPERKLRCTRPLTDPGGGGLNVSRAIAALGGNSTAFVALGGTTGDRVMRLLAEAGIAVFPFPAPGETRMSLTATDQSTGAQYRFVMPGPDWGARDVAKALSRIARAAPEDGIVVLSGSQPPGVPEDFPARLATKMARTKARLFLDTSGGALHQLMERKAQPADVLRMDELEAEELAGRTLHERSDSADFAQSLVRRGLAHAVIVARGSDGNVLATKDARWFAVAPKVDVVSKVGAGDSFVAAFTLALARGKPFPEALQQGAAGAAAAVTTPATDLCSAAMVRRLLPHCPVEPV